In a genomic window of Columba livia isolate bColLiv1 breed racing homer chromosome 4, bColLiv1.pat.W.v2, whole genome shotgun sequence:
- the ENOSF1 gene encoding mitochondrial enolase superfamily member 1, which yields MLKQKRRVYRSWKQGLATWEEYKAAVRGCRKAARIAKASLELQLARGVKDSKKNFFKYIADKTNTRGNVGPLMNGVGALVAEDTDKAELLNAFFVSVYSAGGCPGEPCTPETPDEARSMEEFALVDEDWVREQLNSLDIHKSMGPDGMHPRVLRELAEVIAGPLSIIFAKSWEMGEVPEDWRKANVTPVFKKGKKEDPGNYRLVSLTSVPGKVMERLILGATSRHIKDKRVIRGSQHGFTKGKSCSTNLIAFYENVTRWMDDGRAVDVVYLDFSKAFDTVSHSILTAKLRRCGLDNRVVRWVANWLKKRSQRVVLNGAESSWRPVFSGV from the coding sequence atgctcaagcagaagaggagagtttacaggtcgtggaagcaggggctggccacttgggaagaatataaggctgctgttagaggatgtaggaaggcagctaggatagccaaggcctccttagaattacagctggcgagaggggtcaaggacagcaaaaaaaactttttcaaatacatagcagataaaactaataccagaggcaatgtaggcccactgatgaacggggtgggtgccctggtggcagaagatacagacaaggcagaattactgaatgccttctttgtctctgtctactctgccggaggctgtcctggggagccctgtacccctgagaccccggatgaagccaggtcaatggaggagtttgctttagtcgatgaggactgggttagggagcaattaaatagtctggacatccataaatccatgggtccggatgggatgcatccgcgggtgctgagggagctggctgaagtcattgctggaccgctctctatcatctttgccaagtcttgggaaatgggggaggtgcccgaggattggagaaaagcaaatgtcactccagtcttcaaaaagggcaagaaggaggacccaggtaattatagactggtcagcctcacctctgtccctgggaaagtaatggaacggcttatccttggtgccacctcaaggcatatcaaggataagagggttattaggggcagtcagcatggctttaccaagggtaagtcatgctcgaccaacctcatagccttttatgagaatgtaacaaggtggatggatgatggcagagcggtggatgtggtctacctagacttcagtaaagcctttgacacagtctcccacagcatcctcacagctaagttgaggaggtgtggtctagacaatagagtagtgaggtgggttgcaaactggcttaagaagagaagccagagagtggtactcaatggtgcggagtctagttggaggccagtgtttagtggagtg